A genomic window from Camelina sativa cultivar DH55 chromosome 2, Cs, whole genome shotgun sequence includes:
- the LOC104730578 gene encoding KAT8 regulatory NSL complex subunit 3-like: protein MTSRRKRRKVYQESCADKSKIPCSPVVVLAHGAGAPSSSDWMIRWKEMLKKSLAAVEVVTFDYPYLAGGKRGVAPKAEKLIEFHLDVVKETAAKFPGHPLILAGKSMGSRVSCMVSAVNEDITVSAVICLGYPLKGAKGVIRDETLLEMGVPVMFVQGSKDPMCPLDKLEAVCNEMKAVTELHVIDGGDHSFKIGKKHLETKGLTQDEVEDVALKAIAAFVSKSLAQSS, encoded by the exons ATGACTTCAcggaggaaaagaagaaaggtgTATCAAGAATCATGTGCTGATAAATCAAAAATTCCATGTTCGCCAGTCGTTGTATTAGCTCACGGTGCCGGTGCTCCCTCTTCTTCCGACTGGATGATTAG ATGGAAGGAAATGTTAAAGAAGTCATTAGCAGCTGTTGAAGTGGTCACATTTGACTACCCTt ATCTTGCTGGTGGGAAAAGAGGAGTTGCTCCTAAAGCTGAAAAATTGATTGAGTTTCATTTGGATGTTGTTAAAGAAACTGCTGCTAAATTCCCTGGTCATCCTTTGATATTAGCTGGCAAATCAATGGGTTCTAG GGTAAGCTGTATGGTTTCAGCTGTGAATGAAGATATTACAGTTTCAGCTGTGATATGTTTAGGATATCCACTTAAG GGCGCTAAAGGTGTGATAAGAGACGAGACCTTGCTGGAAATGGGAGTCCCAGTGATGTTTGTTCAG GGTAGCAAAGATCCTATGTGTCCTCTGGATAAGCTTGAAGCTGTTTGTAACGAAATGAAAGCTGTGACTGAGCTGCATGTGATTGATGGTGGAGATCACTCCTTCAAGATTGGGAAGAAACACCTTGAAACAAAGGGGTTGACACAAGA
- the LOC104754858 gene encoding uncharacterized protein LOC104754858, which produces MASLPVTVTVTVLLFTLALSVASSKPGNDINDEPLTTVSAEPDPDSTKPTLPGSDEVTVPVSFVNFHPINRHFPRRPLTTTEPFKRRPCHELWGRGLQISYGNDMILSGEDEKAAGTTDVVVADISAIKILVGSEEDDGSKKAKVKLVKRKEEDERDYYKRKIRKFLNHLV; this is translated from the coding sequence ATGGCCTCGCTCCCCGTTACCGTTACCGTCACCGTTCTTCTGTTCACGTTGGCTCTCTCCGTCGCTTCCTCCAAGCCGGGAAATGACATCAACGACGAACCCTTAACCACTGTATCAGCCGAACCCGACCCAGATTCCACAAAACCAACCCTTCCCGGATCCGACGAGGTCACAGTGCCGGTGAGTTTCGTCAATTTCCATCCGATCAACCGTCATTTTCCTAGACGTCCGTTAACGACGACGGAACCTTTCAAACGCCGTCCGTGCCACGAGCTGTGGGGACGTGGCCTTCAAATCTCTTACGGCAACGACATGATCTTGTCCGGCGAAGATGAGAAGGCAGCAGGTACAACAGACGTCGTCGTTGCGGATATCTCGGCGATTAAGATCTTAGTCGGCTCGGAGGAGGATGATGGGTCCAAGAAGGCGAAGGTGAAATTGGTAAAgcgcaaagaagaagatgagagagactATTACAAGAGAAAGATTCGCAAGTTTCTCAACCATTTGGTctga
- the LOC104730568 gene encoding probable polygalacturonase, with protein sequence MKISRPPISVFVLFFLSAVLRHHLSLGTPITCSGIVPMKHRTAMLSISDFGAVGDGKTLNTNAFNAAIDRIRNSNSSNGTLVYVPRGVYLTQSFNLTSHMTLYLADGAVIKALQDTEKWPLTDPLPSYGRGRERPGRRYISFIHGDGLNDVVITGRNGTIDGQGEPWWNMYRSRTLKFTRPGLIEFKNSTNIVISHVVLQNSPFWTVHPVYCSGVVVHHVTILAPTDSYNTDGIDPDSSSNVCIEDSYMSTGDDLVAVKSGWDEYGIAYNRSSRDITIRRITGSSRFAGIAIGSETSGGIQNITVENITLYNSGIGIHIKTNTGRGGSIQGITISGVYMENVRTGIKISGDTGDHPDDKFNLTALPVVRGITIKNVWGIKVERAGMIQGLKDSPFTNLCFSNVTLTGTKSPPTWKCSDVVGAAHKVNPTPCPELTATTQQGGSCENQS encoded by the exons ATGAAGATTTCTCGACCTCCGATCTCTGTTTTCgtactcttcttcctctctgctGTTTTGCGTCACCATCTCTCGCTCGGAACTCCGATTACGTGTTCTGGTATAGTCCCGATGAAACACAGGACCGCGATGTTATCGATTTCTGATTTTGGCGCTGTCGGTGACGGAAAGACCCTGAACACCAACGCATTCAATGCGGCGATTGATCGGATAAGGAACTCCAACAGTAGCAATGGAACGCTTGTGTATGTGCCTCGTGGTGTGTATCTGACTCAGAGCTTCAATCTCACGAGTCACATGACTCTATACCTCGCCGATGGTGCGGTTATTAAAGCCCTTCAG gataCGGAGAAATGGCCTTTGACCGATCCTTTGCCGTCTTATGGAAGAGGACGAGAGCGCCCTGGACGAAGATATATCAGCTTTATCCATGGAGACGGACTCAATGATGTTGTTATTACAG GCAGAAATGGGACGATTGATGGCCAAGGAGAACCTTGGTGGAACATGTATAGAAGTAGAACTCTGAAGTTTACAAGACCGGGACTCATTGAATTCAAGAACTCAACAAACATCGTCATCTCTCATGTTGTTCTTCAGAACTCCCCTTTCTGGACAGTTCATCCGGTTTATTGCAG TGGTGTTGTTGTTCATCACGTTACCATTCTTGCTCCAACTGATTCCTACAACACCGATGGAATTGATCCAG ATTCAAGCTCTAACGTCTGTATAGAAGATTCCTACATGTCTACTGGTGATGACCTTGTTGCGGTGAAGAGCGGTTGGGACGAGTATGGCATTGCCTACAACCGTTCAAGCCGAGATATCACCATTCGCCGCATCACCGGATCTTCACGATTCGCTGGAATAGCCATCGGAAGCGAAACCTCTGGCGGAATCCAAAATATCACGGTGGAAAACATCACTCTGTACAATTCGGGGATCGGCATCCACATCAAGACAAACACTGGCCGAGGAGGAAGCATCCAGGGAATCACAATCTCTGGGGTTTACATGGAAAATGTTCGAACCGGGATTAAGATCTCTGGCGACACCGGAGATCACCCAGACGATAAATTCAACCTGACCGCTCTTCCCGTTGTAAGAGGCATAACGATCAAGAACGTATGGGGAATCAAAGTAGAGCGTGCTGGCATGATCCAGGGATTAAAAGATTCACCTTTCACCAATCTCTGCTTCTCCAATGTTACACTCACCGGAACAAAAAGTCCTCCAACATGGAAATGCTCAGATGTCGTAGGAGCCGCCCACAAGGTCAACCCCACGCCTTGCCCTGAGCTAACCGCAACCACCCAACAAGGTGGTTCCTGCGAAAACCAATCTTAA
- the LOC104754871 gene encoding uncharacterized protein LOC104754871 yields the protein MHQVDLPVSDLSQNPRSGTTVPANFTGSENYTVLPPKSTSPIFTNKASTSNPLRTNPPPSQTSYPIDHQPPPPPSLTPNPSLTTTVSRGASTSSRTTTTTPLGEKDKPTLAERLKQSTSRSLKRLAPVSIADSGRPRIHIPDAVFERGDALHKDFIICSFNGRPPSYHQIQSVLNHIWGKGKRLEIHMNHMTRSMLVRIPNDYIRQKVLEKGIWYIGDSMFHTSPWAPNYSSETPTLASIPIWIHLLDIPLDLRTTEGISLIAGLVGEPKETDHFTLNLVSLKISHAKVIVDLTKPLPDVVEYTRDNGQVVEVKVTYPWLPPTCSYCKELGHIAKNCLQLPPPQDSQKVTIPGSTNKVEKTSVSAKKKGKGKMTTSLTVSKMSSLVINEGGLSATVSKKQPSDNSPSINSHI from the coding sequence ATGCATCAGGTAGATCTCCCTGTTTCAGATCTTagtcaaaaccctagatctggAACTACTGTTCCGGCAAACTTCACCGGATCTGAAAACTACACTGTTCTACCACCCAAATCAACTTCCCCCATCTTCACAAATAAGGCTTCTACCTCAAACCCACTGAGAACTAACCCACCTCCCTCCCAAACTAGCTATCCCATTGACCATCAACCTCCCCCTCCACCTTCCTTGACTCCTAACCCTTCCTTGACCACTACTGTGTCACGTGGAGCATCTACTTCGAGCAGGACTACTACAACTACTCCTCTCGGCGAAAAAGACAAACCAACGCTTGCTGAAAGACTGAAGCAGTCTACTAGCAGATCTCTTAAAAGACTAGCTCCAGTCTCCATTGCGGACTCTGGTCGACCCCGTATACACATTCCTGATGCGGTGTTTGAGAGAGGTGATGCGTTGCATAAGGATTTTATCATCTGTTCTTTCAATGGTAGGCCTCCCTCCTATCATCAAATCCAGAGTGTTCTGAATCACATATGGGGAAAAGGGAAACGTCTTGAGATCCATATGAATCACATGACCCGTTCAATGCTTGTAAGAATTCCTAATGATTATATTAGGCAGAAAGTTCTTGAAAAAGGTATATGGTATATAGGGGACTCAATGTTTCATACCTCACCATGGGCTCCTAACTACTCTTCTGAGACGCCTACACTTGCCTCCATCCCCATCTGGATTCATCTACTTGATATCCCCTTAGACCTGCGTACCACGGAAGGGATAAGTCTAATAGCTGGACTAGTAGGTGAGCCAAAAGAAACTGATCATTTCACCTTAAACTTGGTCAGCCTAAAGATATCTCATGCGAAGGTAATTGTGGATCTCACAAAACCCCTCCCTGATGTTGTGGAATACACAAGAGATAATGGTCAAGTAGTTGAAGTTAAGGTGACTTACCCATGGCTCCCCCCAACGTGCTCTTATTGTAAGGAACTGGGTCACATTGCAAAGAATTGTCTTCAGCTCCCTCCTCCTCAAGACTCTCAAAAGGTCACGATCCCTGGGTCAACAAACAAGGTAGAGAAGACGTCGGTTAGtgcaaagaaaaaaggaaaaggcaAGATGACTACCTCTCTTACCGTCTCAAAAATGAGCTCTCTGGTGATTAATGAGGGAGGTCTCTCTGCTACTGTCTCCAAAAAGCAACCCTCAGACAACTCCCCCTCAATCAATTCCCACATCTAA
- the LOC104730605 gene encoding DNA primase small subunit-like: MTREEIDNNGDAMMIDDPNPKIENEFNVHYLRIYYGNLFPYSDIHKWLSYGHDGKHPGCDEYYFGRREFSFTLENDVYLRYKSFKNASAMEDAIKSNFPYKIDIGAVYSVDPDKRHAYAHSGTNLFTPVERELVFDIDITDYDDVRYCCSGADVCAKCWPLMTVAIKVIDTSLREDFGFKYILWVFSGRRGVHCWVCDAKARRLTNEQRSAVAEYFRVYKGNENNAKKVDLMGHSLHPFLARSYVDFLKNFFEGELQTNQSIFSSKEKYEKILGMITDEDIQSDLRGKWENSARSSLSEEATSLLRWEQLKKTLQSKKNKALSLRTCIEEIVFTFTYPRIDLEVSKQMNHLLKAPFCVHPKTGRVCVPIDPNNCDEFDPLAVPTLSQLIEEINAGGLSMDVDDDSDKSLLGKSIKFFRSSFLEPLLKSCKEEIESSYKTKIGKSKDTFSW, translated from the exons ATGACGAGAGAGGAGATTGATAACAATGGAGATGCTATGATGATTGATGACCCAAATCCTAAAATCGAAAACGAATTCAATGTTCATTACCTCCGGATTTACTACG GCAATCTATTTCCTTACTCTGATATTCACAAATGGCTCTCATACGGACAcg ATGGGAAACATCCTGGTTGTGATGAATACTACTTTGGTAGAAGAGAGTTCTCCTTTACCCTTGAGAACGATGTTTATTTGCGGTACAAGTCTTTCAAGAATGCTTCAGCTATGGAAGATGCTATCAAATCTAATTTCCCATACAAGATTGATATTGGTGCTGTGTATAGCGTTGAT CCAGATAAGAGACATGCCTATGCACACAGTGGAACTAATTTGTTTACTCCAGTGGAGAGGGAGTTAGTCTTTGATATT GATATAACAGATTATGATGATGTTAGATACTGTTGCTCGGGAGCTGATGTTTGCGCCAAGTGTTGGCCTTTAATGACAGTTGCTATCAAAGTCATTGATACTTCTTTAAGAG AGGATTTTGGTTTCAAATATATTCTCTGGGTCTTCAGTGGACGCCGTGGagttcattgttgggtttgtgATGCTAAAGCTCGAAG GTTGACTAATGAACAAAGATCAGCAGTTGCTGAGTACTTCCGTGTTTATAAG GGAAACGAAAACAATGCCAAGAAAGTCGATCTTATGGGTCATTCTCTTCATCCGTTCCTTGC GAGATCATATGTGGATTTTCTTAAGAATTTCTTTGAGGGTGAGTTACAGACGAACCAAAGTATATTCTCAAGCAAAGAAAAGTATGAGAAGATACTTGGGATGATAACAGATGAAG ATATCCAATCAGATCTCAGAGGCAAGTGGGAGAATTCTGCGAGATCATCACTATCAGAAGAAGCCACCAGCCTTTTAAGGTGGGAGCAGCTTAAAAAAACGCTTCAGTCAAAGAAAAACAAG GCTCTATCACTGCGGACGTGCATAGAAGAAATTGTCTTTACCTTTACCTATCCTCGAATTGATTTGGAG gTCTCTAAACAAATGAACCATTTGCTTAAGGCACCCTTCTGTGTCCATCCAAAAACAG GTCGTGTCTGTGTTCCTATTGATCCGAATAACTGCGATGAGTTTGATCCATTGGCAGTTCCAACGCTTTCACAG CTAATAGAAGAAATCAACGCAGGAGGCCTCAGCATGGATGTAGATGATG ATTCAGATAAAAGTTTACTTGGGAAATCAATCAAATTCTTCAGATCCTCATTCCTAGAACCACTACTAAAATCCTGCAAG GAAGAAATAGAGAGTTCgtacaaaaccaaaattggGAAGTCTAAGGATACATTCAGCTGGTGA
- the LOC109125262 gene encoding GDSL esterase/lipase At5g41890-like — MIKVIGENGAKEMLKKAMFTITIGSNDILNYIQPSIPFFSQDKLPTDVLQDSMVFHLTTHLKRLHQLGARKFVVVGVGPLGCIPFARALNLIPAGKCSDQVNQIVRGYNMKLRDSLRTLNTELRSGDHNTTFVYANSYDLFLELVLNYRQFGKYWCFG; from the exons ATGATAAAAGTGATTGGTGAAAATGGTGCAAAAGAAATGTTGAAGAAGGCAATGTTCACAATCACAATTGGGTCAaatgatatattaaattatatccAACCATCTATACCTTTCTTCTCGCAAGACAAGCTCCCCACTGATGTCCTACAAGATTCCATGGTGTTCCATTTGACCACACATCTTAAG CGTTTGCATCAACTAGGAGCTAGGAAGTTCGTGGTGGTTGGAGTAGGGCCACTCGGTTGCATACCATTTGCTCGTGCCTTGAATTTAATACCGGCAGGAAAATGCTCCGACCAAGTCAACCAAATTGTCCGAGGCTACAACATGAAGCTTAGAGACTCTCTTAGGACATTGAACACAGAGTTAAGATCCGGAGATCACAACACTACATTTGTCTACGCCAACTCTTACGACCTTTTCTTGGAACTGGTCCTGAACTATCGACAATTTGGTAAGTATTGGTGTTTTGGCTGA
- the LOC104730613 gene encoding probable lysophospholipase BODYGUARD 2: MGFARWLNRTVGFFVFSLLDIADFLLCFTYKTLDYFLESERKPCYCYSPPEAKAKTERIIVSERGEYSKVVSLTRNKIHFDEISDTLYSRGPSLLTRLSKLVRSVKCFNYRGLIMRGNVVASCDHDESKKKKISKSKKRLMTLNSTVVEKSSTAPRWSDCHCSFCTSWLTSSNRDSLFVKVQQPKDKKKVRDNVVFIHGFVSSSAFWTETLFPNFSDSAKSKYRFIAVDLLGYGRSPKPNDSLYTLREHLEMIEKSVISQFKLKTFHIVAHSLGCILALALAVKHPGAIKSLTLLAPPYYKVPKGVQPAQYIMKEVARKEVWPPMQFGASVLSWYEHLGRTIGLVLIKNHHLIEFVTRLLTLNRMRTYLIEGFLCHTHNGSFHTLHNIIFGSGAKLDSYLDHVRDHVDCDIAIFHGGKDELIPVECSYSVKSKLPRATVHVIPDKDHITIVVGRQKDFARELELIWQRSHST; encoded by the exons ATGGGCTTTGCACGGTGGCTCAACCGCACTGTGggcttctttgtcttctccctCCTCGACATTGCCGATTTCTTGCTTTGTTTTACGTACAAGACTTTGGATTACTTCTTGGAGTCAGAGAGGAAACCTTGCTACTGCTATTCTCCACCAGAGGCTAAAGCCAAGACCGAGAGGATCATAGTGTCGGAACGGGGAGAGTACTCAAAGGTTGTGTCATTGACAAGAAATAAGATCCATTTCGATGAGATCTCGGACACGCTCTACTCACGTGGTCCTTCACTTCTAACGAGGCTCTCTAAGCTCGTGAGGTCCGTGAAATGTTTTAACTATAGGGGTTTGATCATGAGAGGCAATGTGGTGGCATCTTGTGATCACGATGagtctaagaagaagaagattagtaaaagtaaaaagagatTAATGACTCTGAATTCTACGGTGGTAGAGAAATCTTCGACAGCTCCAAGATGGTCGGATTGTCATTGCAGTTTCTGCACTTCTTGGCTCACTTCTTCCAACAGAGATTCTCTGTTTGTCAAAGTTCAACAACCCAAAG ATAAAAAGAAGGTCCGAGACAACGTTGTGTTTATACATGGTTTCGTATCATCATCCGCGTTTTGGACGGAGACTCTCTTCCCAAACTTTTCTGATTCGGCCAAATCGAAGTATAGGTTCATCGCAGTCGATCTTTTGGGCTATGGAAGAAGTCCTAAGCCAAATGACTCGTTATATACATTAAGAGAACATTTAGAGATGATTGAGAAATCGGTGATCTCTCAGTTCAAACTCAAAACGTTCCACATCGTCGCTCACTCCCTAGGCTGCATTTTGGCTCTTGCACTCGCCGTTAAACATCCAGGAGCTATCAAATCCCTTACTCTTTTGGCTCCT CCATATTACAAGGTGCCAAAGGGAGTCCAACCAGCCCAATACATAATGAAGGAAGTGGCTCGAAAGGAAGTTTGGCCACCAATGCAGTTTGGTGCATCAGTGCTTAGCTGGTACGAGCACCTAGGCCGCACCATTGGCCTCGTCCTTATCAAAAACCATCACTTGATTGAATTTGTCACCCGCCTTCTCACCCTAAACAG GATGCGAACGTATTTGATAGAGGGATTCTTATGTCACACACATAATGGGTCATTTCACACATTACACAACATCATCTTCGGGTCAGGAGCCAAGCTCGACTCGTATCTCGACCATGTACGTGACCACGTTGACTGTGACATCGCCATATTCCACGGTGGCAAGGACGAGCTCATTCCTGTGGAGTGTAGCTACAGTGTCAAGAGCAAATTGCCACGTGCCACTGTCCACGTCATCCCTGACAAAGACCACATCACCATTGTCGTCGGCCGACAAAAAGACTTTGCTCGAGAGCTTGAGCTCATTTGGCAAAGATCCCACTCAACTTAA